Proteins encoded together in one Salmo trutta chromosome 3, fSalTru1.1, whole genome shotgun sequence window:
- the otud7b gene encoding OTU domain-containing protein 7B isoform X2 — MTLDMDAVLSDFVRSTGAEPGLARDLLEGKNWDLTAALSDFEQLRQVHAGNLSYSFAEERTYPAPEKEMARVGRPLLHRHEEVLQATEKRLSRGISHASSTIVSLARSHVSSTGNCSSEPLLDTPLCTFQLPDLTVYRDDFRGFIERDLIEQSMMVALEHAGRLNWWTRVGPNCQSLLPLATSGDGNCLLHAASLGMWGFHDRDLMLRKSLYALMDHGQERESLRRRWRWQQTMQNKESGLVYTEEEWQKEWNELLKLASSEPRIHYSTNGSNGTESSEEPVYESLEEFHVFVLAHVLRRPIVVVADTMLRDSGGEAFAPIPFGGIYLPLEVPAAKCHRSPLVLAYDQAHFSALVSMEQKGGSKEQVVIPLTDSEHKMLPVHFAVDPGKDWEWGKDDTDNVMLASVTLSLEAKLQLLHSYMTVTWLPLPCEQAPLAQPESPTASAGEDARTPPDSGESDKESVSSSSNGDAMTTAGAASAGGVSTKNSSSSSSSSSNTSATLTTGTGAKEKTKKEKDKDKKRADSVANKLGSFGKSLGSKLKKNVGGLMTGKNAGGGGAKQEGTEKKKSSLRGRKGSKDSSPSAHASEDSGKGSPSSGSERQNGTGSGSRECDPYKYSADVKASLGILRAAMQGERKFIFAGLLTTSNRQPFQEEMIQRYLSDAEERFRVEQEQQRREAERKGNTNGIQQPKKEATIGTEVGYRTYEPKEDPAESSPPTFNHLKSSSFSPSLYSGVVPIPRPTFMDQPPSPAPVPLTQHPHMHGYMETRRQLAGGSPASSYPGLPSYATLPRHCPMAQGPPHSQYHPPQAPVPLSPFRLIPSSFTPSYLPEHDPPDYPTSEPVGGGYANGFRDVRSGLDVPRSGPLPVRHYSLGSAGGLSSLQSSRCRTPSCNYYGHPETGNYCSCCYREELKRRETEPAIHRF; from the exons ATGACCTTGGATATGGACGCAGTCCTGTCCGACTTTGTCCGTTCCACTGGAGCCGAACCAGGACTAGCCAGAGACCTGCTAGAGG GGAAGAACTGGGATCTCACCGCCGCCCTCAGTGACTTTGAACAGCTGCGACAGGTGCATGCTGGGAACCTGTCGTACTCTTTTGCTGAGGAGAGGACGTACCCAGCCCCGGAGAAGGAGATGGCCAGGGTGGGGCGGCCCCTTCTGCACCGTCACGAGGAGGTGCTGCAAG CCACAGAGAAGCGTCTATCGAGAGGCATCTCCCATGCCAGCTCTACCATCGTGTCCCTGGCACGGTCACACGTCTCCAGTACTGGCAACTGTAGTAGTGAGCCCCTTCTGGACACGCCTTTGTGCACATTCCAGCTGCCCGACCTCACTGTGTACCGGGACGACTTCCGCGGCTTCATCGAGAGGGACCTCATTGAGCAATCTATGATGGTGGCCTTAGAGCACGCCG GCCGACTCAATTGGTGGACACGGGTGGGACCTAACTGTCAGAGTCTATTGCCATTGGCAACGAGTGGGGACGGAAACTGCCTGTTGCATGCAGCGTCATTGG GTATGTGGGGCTTTCATGACCGCGACCTGATGCTGCGGAAGTCTCTATATGCACTGATGGACCACGGCCAGGAGAGGGAGTCTCTGAGACGCAGGTGGAGGTGGCAGCAGACCATGCAGAATAAAGAG tctGGTCTGGTGTACACAGAGGAGGAGTGGCAGAAGGAGTGGAATGAGCTGCTAAAACTGGCCTCCAGTGAACCTAGAATACACTACAGCACCAATGGCAGCAATGG GACGGAGTCATCAGAGGAGCCTGTGTACGAGAGTCTGGAGGAGTTCCACGTGTTCGTCCTGGCCCATGTCCTGAGGAGGCCCATAGTAGTGGTGGCAGACACCATGCTCAGGGACTCTGGAGGAGAGG CTTTTGCCCCCATCCCATTCGGAGGGATCTATCTGCCCCTGGAGGTGCCAGCTGCCAAGTGCCATCGCTCGCCCTTAGTACTGGCGTACGACCAGGCCCACTTCTCTGCCCTCGTCTCCATGGAGCAGAAGGGCGGCTCCAAAGAGCAAG TTGTGATCCCTCTCACTGACTCAGAACACAAAATGTTGCCTGTACACTTTGCAGTGGACCCTGGGAAGGACTGGGAATGGGGCAAGGATGATACGGACAATGTCATGTTGGCAAG tGTGACCCTGTCCCTGGAGGCAAAGCTCCAGCTGCTACACAGCTACATGACTGTCACCTGGCTGCCCCTGCCCTGTGAG caggcacCTTTGGCCCAGCCCGAGTCCCCCACCGCCTCTGCAGGAGAGGACGCCCGCACCCCTCCCGACTCAGGAGAATCCGACAAGGAGTCGGTCAGCAGCAGCTCCAACGGTGATGCAATGACGACAGCAGGGGCGGCCAGCGCAGGTGGTGTGTCGACCAAgaacagctcctcctcctccagctcgtCCAGTAACACCTCGGCAACATTGACGACGGGTACGGGGGCAAAGGAGAAGACCAAGAAGGAGAAAGACAAAGACAAGAAGAGGGCTGACTCTGTGGCCAACAAGCTGGGCAGCTTCGGCAAGAGCCTGGGCAGCAAGCTGAAAAAGAACGTGGGCGGGCTGATGACGGGGAAGAATGCAGGAGGAGGCGGGGCCAAGCAGGAGGGCACAGAGAAGAAGAAAAGTTCGCTGAGGGGGCGGAAGGGCAGCAAGGACAGCTCGCCTTCGGCCCACGCCTCCGAGGACTCTGGGAAGGGCTCGCCGTCATCGGGCAGCGAGCGTCAGAATGGCACAGGCAGCGGAAGCAGAGAGTGTGACCCATATAAGTACAGTGCCGACGTGAAGGCGAGCCTGGGCATCCTGCGGGCGGCCATGCAGGGCGAGAGGAAGTTCATCTTTGCTGGCCTGCTCACCACCAGCAACCGCCAGCCCTTCCAGGAGGAGATGATCCAGCGCTACCTGTCTGACGCTGAGGAGCGCTTCCGGGTAGAGCAGGAGCAGCAGCGGAGAGAGGCAGAGCGGAAAGGAAACACCAACGGCATCCAGCAGCCCAAGAAGGAGGCAACGATTGGCACAGAGGTGGGCTACCGCACTTATGAACCAAAAGAAGATCCGGCTGAGAGCTCACCGCCCACATTCAACCACCTCAAGTCGTCTTCGTTCAGCCCCTCGCTCTACTCTGGCGTGGTGCCCATCCCCCGGCCAACCTTCATGGATCAGCCGCCCTCCCCGGCCCCCGTCCCGCTTACTCAGCACCCACACATGCACGGCTACATGGAGACGCGGCGCCAGCTTGCAGGTGGCTCCCCAGCGTCGTCTTATCCTGGTCTGCCTTCCTACGCCACCCTCCCCCGCCACTGCCCCATGGCGCAGGGCCCCCCTCACTCCCAGTACCACCCCCCGCAGGCACCGGTACCCCTCAGCCCCTTTCGCCTCATCCCCTCTTCTTTCACACCCTCGTACCTCCCCGAGCACGACCCTCCAGACTACCCCACCTCAGAGCCTGTAGGCGGGGGCTACGCTAACGGATTCCGGGACGTGCGCTCCGGCCTGGATGTTCCTCGCAGCGGGCCTCTCCCGGTCAGGCACTACTCCCTGGGCAGCGCCGGAGGCCTGTCCAGCCTCCAGTCCAGCCGCTGCCGGACGCCAAGCTGCAACTACTACGGACACCCCGAGACGGGCAACTACTGCTCCTGCTGCTACCGAGAGGAGCTGAAGAGGAGGGAAACGGAGCCGGCCATCCACAGGTTCTGA
- the otud7b gene encoding OTU domain-containing protein 7B isoform X1 — protein MTLDMDAVLSDFVRSTGAEPGLARDLLEGKNWDLTAALSDFEQLRQVHAGNLSYSFAEERTYPAPEKEMARVGRPLLHRHEEVLQGENNATEKRLSRGISHASSTIVSLARSHVSSTGNCSSEPLLDTPLCTFQLPDLTVYRDDFRGFIERDLIEQSMMVALEHAGRLNWWTRVGPNCQSLLPLATSGDGNCLLHAASLGMWGFHDRDLMLRKSLYALMDHGQERESLRRRWRWQQTMQNKESGLVYTEEEWQKEWNELLKLASSEPRIHYSTNGSNGTESSEEPVYESLEEFHVFVLAHVLRRPIVVVADTMLRDSGGEAFAPIPFGGIYLPLEVPAAKCHRSPLVLAYDQAHFSALVSMEQKGGSKEQVVIPLTDSEHKMLPVHFAVDPGKDWEWGKDDTDNVMLASVTLSLEAKLQLLHSYMTVTWLPLPCEQAPLAQPESPTASAGEDARTPPDSGESDKESVSSSSNGDAMTTAGAASAGGVSTKNSSSSSSSSSNTSATLTTGTGAKEKTKKEKDKDKKRADSVANKLGSFGKSLGSKLKKNVGGLMTGKNAGGGGAKQEGTEKKKSSLRGRKGSKDSSPSAHASEDSGKGSPSSGSERQNGTGSGSRECDPYKYSADVKASLGILRAAMQGERKFIFAGLLTTSNRQPFQEEMIQRYLSDAEERFRVEQEQQRREAERKGNTNGIQQPKKEATIGTEVGYRTYEPKEDPAESSPPTFNHLKSSSFSPSLYSGVVPIPRPTFMDQPPSPAPVPLTQHPHMHGYMETRRQLAGGSPASSYPGLPSYATLPRHCPMAQGPPHSQYHPPQAPVPLSPFRLIPSSFTPSYLPEHDPPDYPTSEPVGGGYANGFRDVRSGLDVPRSGPLPVRHYSLGSAGGLSSLQSSRCRTPSCNYYGHPETGNYCSCCYREELKRRETEPAIHRF, from the exons ATGACCTTGGATATGGACGCAGTCCTGTCCGACTTTGTCCGTTCCACTGGAGCCGAACCAGGACTAGCCAGAGACCTGCTAGAGG GGAAGAACTGGGATCTCACCGCCGCCCTCAGTGACTTTGAACAGCTGCGACAGGTGCATGCTGGGAACCTGTCGTACTCTTTTGCTGAGGAGAGGACGTACCCAGCCCCGGAGAAGGAGATGGCCAGGGTGGGGCGGCCCCTTCTGCACCGTCACGAGGAGGTGCTGCAAGGTGAGAACAATG CCACAGAGAAGCGTCTATCGAGAGGCATCTCCCATGCCAGCTCTACCATCGTGTCCCTGGCACGGTCACACGTCTCCAGTACTGGCAACTGTAGTAGTGAGCCCCTTCTGGACACGCCTTTGTGCACATTCCAGCTGCCCGACCTCACTGTGTACCGGGACGACTTCCGCGGCTTCATCGAGAGGGACCTCATTGAGCAATCTATGATGGTGGCCTTAGAGCACGCCG GCCGACTCAATTGGTGGACACGGGTGGGACCTAACTGTCAGAGTCTATTGCCATTGGCAACGAGTGGGGACGGAAACTGCCTGTTGCATGCAGCGTCATTGG GTATGTGGGGCTTTCATGACCGCGACCTGATGCTGCGGAAGTCTCTATATGCACTGATGGACCACGGCCAGGAGAGGGAGTCTCTGAGACGCAGGTGGAGGTGGCAGCAGACCATGCAGAATAAAGAG tctGGTCTGGTGTACACAGAGGAGGAGTGGCAGAAGGAGTGGAATGAGCTGCTAAAACTGGCCTCCAGTGAACCTAGAATACACTACAGCACCAATGGCAGCAATGG GACGGAGTCATCAGAGGAGCCTGTGTACGAGAGTCTGGAGGAGTTCCACGTGTTCGTCCTGGCCCATGTCCTGAGGAGGCCCATAGTAGTGGTGGCAGACACCATGCTCAGGGACTCTGGAGGAGAGG CTTTTGCCCCCATCCCATTCGGAGGGATCTATCTGCCCCTGGAGGTGCCAGCTGCCAAGTGCCATCGCTCGCCCTTAGTACTGGCGTACGACCAGGCCCACTTCTCTGCCCTCGTCTCCATGGAGCAGAAGGGCGGCTCCAAAGAGCAAG TTGTGATCCCTCTCACTGACTCAGAACACAAAATGTTGCCTGTACACTTTGCAGTGGACCCTGGGAAGGACTGGGAATGGGGCAAGGATGATACGGACAATGTCATGTTGGCAAG tGTGACCCTGTCCCTGGAGGCAAAGCTCCAGCTGCTACACAGCTACATGACTGTCACCTGGCTGCCCCTGCCCTGTGAG caggcacCTTTGGCCCAGCCCGAGTCCCCCACCGCCTCTGCAGGAGAGGACGCCCGCACCCCTCCCGACTCAGGAGAATCCGACAAGGAGTCGGTCAGCAGCAGCTCCAACGGTGATGCAATGACGACAGCAGGGGCGGCCAGCGCAGGTGGTGTGTCGACCAAgaacagctcctcctcctccagctcgtCCAGTAACACCTCGGCAACATTGACGACGGGTACGGGGGCAAAGGAGAAGACCAAGAAGGAGAAAGACAAAGACAAGAAGAGGGCTGACTCTGTGGCCAACAAGCTGGGCAGCTTCGGCAAGAGCCTGGGCAGCAAGCTGAAAAAGAACGTGGGCGGGCTGATGACGGGGAAGAATGCAGGAGGAGGCGGGGCCAAGCAGGAGGGCACAGAGAAGAAGAAAAGTTCGCTGAGGGGGCGGAAGGGCAGCAAGGACAGCTCGCCTTCGGCCCACGCCTCCGAGGACTCTGGGAAGGGCTCGCCGTCATCGGGCAGCGAGCGTCAGAATGGCACAGGCAGCGGAAGCAGAGAGTGTGACCCATATAAGTACAGTGCCGACGTGAAGGCGAGCCTGGGCATCCTGCGGGCGGCCATGCAGGGCGAGAGGAAGTTCATCTTTGCTGGCCTGCTCACCACCAGCAACCGCCAGCCCTTCCAGGAGGAGATGATCCAGCGCTACCTGTCTGACGCTGAGGAGCGCTTCCGGGTAGAGCAGGAGCAGCAGCGGAGAGAGGCAGAGCGGAAAGGAAACACCAACGGCATCCAGCAGCCCAAGAAGGAGGCAACGATTGGCACAGAGGTGGGCTACCGCACTTATGAACCAAAAGAAGATCCGGCTGAGAGCTCACCGCCCACATTCAACCACCTCAAGTCGTCTTCGTTCAGCCCCTCGCTCTACTCTGGCGTGGTGCCCATCCCCCGGCCAACCTTCATGGATCAGCCGCCCTCCCCGGCCCCCGTCCCGCTTACTCAGCACCCACACATGCACGGCTACATGGAGACGCGGCGCCAGCTTGCAGGTGGCTCCCCAGCGTCGTCTTATCCTGGTCTGCCTTCCTACGCCACCCTCCCCCGCCACTGCCCCATGGCGCAGGGCCCCCCTCACTCCCAGTACCACCCCCCGCAGGCACCGGTACCCCTCAGCCCCTTTCGCCTCATCCCCTCTTCTTTCACACCCTCGTACCTCCCCGAGCACGACCCTCCAGACTACCCCACCTCAGAGCCTGTAGGCGGGGGCTACGCTAACGGATTCCGGGACGTGCGCTCCGGCCTGGATGTTCCTCGCAGCGGGCCTCTCCCGGTCAGGCACTACTCCCTGGGCAGCGCCGGAGGCCTGTCCAGCCTCCAGTCCAGCCGCTGCCGGACGCCAAGCTGCAACTACTACGGACACCCCGAGACGGGCAACTACTGCTCCTGCTGCTACCGAGAGGAGCTGAAGAGGAGGGAAACGGAGCCGGCCATCCACAGGTTCTGA